A window of the Sporohalobacter salinus genome harbors these coding sequences:
- the argR gene encoding arginine repressor: MNERQSEILNIIRNETVNTQRELVEKLHKRGIRATQSTVSRDIKRLSLVKIIDQNGEYRYTIPESDSGQEKKGWMKKVIDDFALEVNISNNLIIIDSLPGSADTLGAAIDQVDFSEVIGTVAGDDTLLLVIKPPEKAKKLYNEFKMMIEKNY, encoded by the coding sequence TTGAATGAAAGGCAGTCTGAAATTCTAAATATAATTCGAAATGAAACAGTTAATACTCAACGTGAGTTAGTTGAAAAATTACATAAAAGAGGTATTAGAGCTACTCAATCTACCGTATCTCGTGACATTAAAAGATTATCTTTGGTAAAAATTATTGATCAAAATGGGGAATATAGGTATACTATTCCAGAGTCTGATTCAGGTCAGGAAAAAAAAGGATGGATGAAAAAAGTAATTGATGATTTTGCACTAGAAGTTAATATCTCTAATAATTTAATAATTATAGATAGTTTGCCTGGATCAGCTGATACATTAGGAGCAGCAATAGATCAAGTTGATTTTAGTGAAGTAATTGGGACAGTAGCTGGAGATGATACATTACTTTTGGTAATAAAACCTCCCGAAAAAGCTAAAAAACTTTATAATGAATTTAAAATGATGATTGAGAAAAACTATTGA
- a CDS encoding DRTGG domain-containing protein: MKLKDIKDITKSKVIVGENNLDLEINAACGADLMSDVLAFTAEKTLLLTGLTKLQVIRTADLIDLAAIIFVRGKQPSEKTVKLAKESEIPLLYTDYTLYESSGRLYQAGLRGDSPKEEV, encoded by the coding sequence ATGAAACTTAAAGATATTAAGGATATTACGAAATCAAAAGTGATAGTAGGAGAAAATAACTTAGACCTAGAAATTAATGCAGCTTGTGGTGCTGATTTAATGAGTGATGTATTAGCCTTTACTGCTGAAAAAACTCTCTTATTAACAGGATTAACTAAGCTTCAAGTTATTAGAACTGCTGACTTAATTGATTTAGCGGCAATTATTTTTGTTAGAGGGAAACAGCCGAGTGAAAAAACAGTAAAATTAGCTAAAGAAAGTGAGATTCCTCTTTTATATACTGATTATACTTTATATGAATCATCTGGTCGACTGTATCAGGCGGGGTTAAGAGGAGATAGTCCAAAGGAGGAAGTATAA
- a CDS encoding LysM peptidoglycan-binding domain-containing protein codes for MNRRKLKILFPLLIFLLIFNIYAVAFASSLGVRDLEVGMRGDDVKLLQKRLNNLGYSIEVDGIFGRETKEVVRKFQTKKNLLSDGIVGPRTIYYLQNAKIDLEYKVQPGDSLSELAKEYDVSINAIKKANDLKDSTIIVGQKLIIPDTAIGGGKEKNLYNIIIEYKVKSGDTLSELANRYNSDISEIKELNNLNAPRIKVGQTLKIPRKARGVKVSGSTSSYHRPRFIWPAKGRISSKFGYRIHPITSERHFHGGIDIAIPRGTTVKAAASGKVVTSSWVKGFGYTVIIRHKKRVKTLYAHNSRLLVRSGQYVRQGQAISRSGSTGRSTGPHLDFRILIDGDPIDPLDKLPHRY; via the coding sequence GTGAATCGAAGAAAACTTAAAATACTATTTCCATTATTGATTTTTTTACTCATATTCAATATCTATGCAGTAGCTTTTGCCTCTAGTTTAGGAGTTAGGGATTTAGAAGTTGGGATGCGGGGAGATGATGTTAAATTACTACAAAAGAGGTTGAATAATTTAGGTTACAGTATAGAGGTTGATGGTATTTTTGGTAGAGAAACTAAAGAAGTAGTAAGGAAATTTCAGACAAAAAAGAATTTATTATCAGATGGAATTGTAGGTCCTAGGACTATTTATTATCTACAGAATGCCAAAATTGATTTGGAATATAAAGTTCAGCCAGGCGACTCACTATCTGAATTGGCAAAAGAATATGATGTTTCTATTAATGCGATCAAAAAAGCTAATGATCTTAAAGATTCAACAATTATAGTTGGACAGAAGTTAATAATTCCTGATACTGCAATAGGTGGTGGAAAAGAAAAAAATCTTTATAATATTATTATCGAATATAAAGTTAAGTCTGGAGATACATTATCGGAATTAGCTAATAGATATAATAGTGATATCTCTGAAATTAAAGAGTTAAATAATTTGAATGCCCCTCGGATTAAAGTTGGACAAACTTTAAAGATCCCCAGAAAAGCTCGTGGGGTTAAGGTAAGTGGGAGTACTTCTAGTTATCACCGACCAAGATTTATTTGGCCGGCTAAAGGTAGAATAAGTTCTAAATTTGGTTATAGAATCCATCCTATCACTTCTGAGCGGCATTTTCATGGTGGCATTGATATAGCTATTCCCCGTGGGACTACAGTTAAGGCAGCAGCTTCTGGAAAGGTTGTTACAAGTTCATGGGTTAAGGGTTTTGGGTATACTGTAATTATCAGACATAAAAAGCGAGTTAAAACCTTATATGCTCATAACTCCCGATTATTAGTTAGGTCTGGTCAGTATGTGCGACAAGGACAAGCTATTTCGCGTTCAGGTAGTACTGGGCGTAGTACTGGTCCACATCTTGATTTTAGAATTTTAATTGATGGAGATCCTATTGATCCTTTGGACAAACTTCCACATAGATATTAA
- a CDS encoding DRTGG domain-containing protein — protein MKLTKVVSKLDLEVSDKSINLDSKITGGYSSDLLSHVMGQAEPGNLWITIQTHQNIVAVASLIELSGIIIVDGVDLDDETITKAREEEIPLLTTELSAYEVAGRLYKLGV, from the coding sequence GTGAAGTTAACAAAAGTTGTTTCTAAGTTAGATTTAGAAGTGAGTGATAAATCAATTAATTTAGATTCTAAAATAACAGGAGGTTATTCTTCTGATTTGTTGAGTCATGTAATGGGGCAGGCTGAACCGGGTAACTTATGGATTACTATTCAGACACATCAAAATATAGTAGCAGTAGCGTCTTTAATTGAATTATCCGGGATTATAATTGTTGATGGAGTAGATTTAGATGATGAAACTATAACTAAGGCTAGAGAAGAAGAAATTCCTTTATTAACTACTGAATTATCAGCTTATGAAGTAGCAGGTCGTCTGTATAAACTAGGAGTTTGA
- a CDS encoding glucose-6-phosphate isomerase, translated as MSKPRYQQEEWREKMKIRLDVNNMFANQIGEKHGFTPEDINNLEKRLVAAHKSIKEAKQEGKLGFMELPETQKEVANKIKKLVAEKRNEFDNFVVLGIGGSALGSIALRTAFTNSYDQKAPRLFISDNVDPTKFKEMLKTLDLEKTVFNVISKSGGTAETMSQFLIARDLVAKELGEDKIAEHFIATTSKDSGKLIKIAQKEGMETFHIPDNVGGRFSVLTPVGLLPAAFCGINIEELLAGAEYMDRRCDTDDIWKNPAYLNATLQYLADQNGKRISVMMPYVDKLKDIADWYRQLWAESLGKEKNREGDIVNVGPTPIKALGTTDQHSQVQLYMAGPYDKVITFLTVDDYGAEVEIPEEYSEIEEVSYLGGHTLNELITTEQTATELALTKRQRLNATINLPRVNEFTIGQLFYMLELQTAFAGELYNINAFNQPGVELGKNYTYGVLGRKDYEEMKEEYESRTQKDDKLIL; from the coding sequence ATGAGTAAGCCTAGATATCAGCAGGAAGAATGGCGGGAGAAGATGAAGATTAGATTGGATGTTAATAATATGTTTGCTAACCAGATAGGAGAGAAGCATGGTTTTACTCCAGAAGATATTAATAATTTAGAAAAAAGATTAGTAGCAGCTCATAAATCTATTAAAGAAGCAAAACAAGAGGGGAAATTAGGATTTATGGAACTGCCAGAGACACAAAAAGAAGTGGCTAATAAGATAAAAAAATTAGTAGCTGAAAAAAGAAATGAATTTGATAACTTTGTTGTATTAGGTATTGGTGGTTCTGCTCTAGGATCGATAGCGTTGCGAACAGCTTTTACTAATTCTTATGATCAAAAAGCACCTAGATTATTTATTTCTGATAATGTTGATCCAACTAAATTTAAAGAAATGTTAAAAACTTTAGACTTGGAAAAGACAGTTTTTAATGTAATTTCCAAATCGGGTGGAACAGCAGAAACTATGAGTCAGTTTTTGATTGCTCGTGATTTAGTAGCTAAAGAGCTAGGAGAAGATAAAATAGCAGAACACTTTATTGCTACTACAAGTAAGGATTCTGGAAAATTAATTAAAATAGCGCAAAAAGAAGGCATGGAAACCTTTCATATTCCTGATAATGTAGGAGGGAGATTTTCGGTTTTAACGCCTGTTGGTTTATTACCAGCTGCTTTCTGTGGTATTAATATAGAAGAATTATTAGCAGGAGCAGAATATATGGATCGTAGATGTGATACAGATGATATTTGGAAGAATCCTGCTTACTTGAATGCTACACTTCAATATTTGGCAGATCAAAACGGAAAAAGAATATCAGTTATGATGCCATATGTTGATAAATTAAAAGATATTGCTGATTGGTATCGACAGTTATGGGCTGAGTCTTTAGGGAAAGAAAAGAATAGAGAAGGAGATATAGTGAATGTCGGTCCTACACCAATTAAAGCATTAGGAACTACTGACCAACATTCACAGGTTCAATTATATATGGCCGGTCCTTATGATAAGGTGATTACCTTTTTAACTGTTGATGATTATGGTGCAGAAGTAGAAATTCCTGAAGAATACAGTGAAATTGAGGAAGTTTCTTACTTAGGCGGACATACTTTGAATGAATTAATTACTACAGAACAGACGGCAACAGAACTAGCTTTAACTAAAAGACAACGATTAAATGCTACTATTAATCTTCCGCGGGTAAATGAGTTTACTATTGGGCAGCTGTTCTATATGCTTGAATTACAAACTGCATTTGCTGGTGAATTATATAATATTAATGCATTTAATCAGCCAGGAGTAGAGTTAGGAAAGAATTATACTTATGGAGTATTGGGACGAAAAGATTATGAAGAGATGAAAGAAGAATATGAGTCAAGAACTCAAAAAGATGATAAATTAATTTTATAG
- the arcC gene encoding carbamate kinase: MARIVVALGGNALGDTPQEQRKAVENTAGSIVNLIKEGHEVILAHGNGPQVGMINLAFEDSSANGSGVPEMPFPECGAMSQGYIGYHLQNAIGEKLEEENVDRSIASVVTQVIVDENDDAFDNPTKPVGSFYSKEKAEELEKEKGYNMIEDSGRGYRRVVPSPIPVDIAEKEVLKTLVDDNHLVIACGGGGVPVVREGSKLKGVPAVIDKDFASEKLAEILDADMLVILTAVEQVALNFGQENEEWLSKMDTEMAKEYCKEGHFAEGSMLPKVEAGIKFAECDSNNKTLITCLEKAKDGLDGKTGTVIA; encoded by the coding sequence ATGGCAAGAATAGTTGTTGCTTTAGGGGGGAATGCCTTAGGGGATACCCCACAAGAACAGCGAAAAGCAGTTGAAAATACTGCAGGTTCAATAGTTAATTTGATAAAAGAAGGACATGAAGTAATTTTAGCTCATGGTAATGGACCGCAAGTTGGAATGATTAATTTAGCTTTTGAAGATTCTTCTGCTAACGGTAGTGGGGTTCCAGAGATGCCATTTCCAGAATGTGGAGCAATGAGTCAAGGATATATAGGGTATCATTTGCAGAACGCAATAGGTGAAAAACTAGAAGAGGAGAATGTTGATAGATCGATTGCTTCTGTAGTGACCCAAGTAATTGTGGATGAAAATGATGATGCTTTTGATAATCCAACTAAACCAGTTGGTAGTTTTTATTCAAAAGAAAAAGCTGAAGAATTAGAGAAAGAAAAAGGCTATAACATGATAGAGGATTCAGGAAGAGGATATAGAAGAGTAGTACCAAGTCCAATTCCAGTTGATATTGCTGAAAAAGAAGTTTTAAAAACCTTAGTAGATGATAATCATTTAGTAATTGCCTGTGGTGGAGGTGGGGTTCCTGTTGTTAGAGAAGGTTCTAAATTAAAAGGAGTTCCAGCCGTAATTGATAAAGATTTTGCAAGTGAAAAGTTAGCTGAAATTTTAGATGCTGATATGTTGGTTATTTTAACAGCAGTAGAGCAAGTTGCTCTTAATTTTGGTCAAGAAAATGAAGAATGGCTTTCTAAAATGGATACGGAGATGGCAAAAGAATATTGTAAAGAAGGTCATTTTGCTGAAGGAAGTATGCTGCCTAAAGTAGAAGCTGGAATAAAGTTTGCTGAATGCGACAGTAATAATAAAACACTAATTACTTGTTTAGAAAAGGCTAAGGATGGATTGGATGGGAAAACTGGAACTGTTATTGCTTAA
- a CDS encoding PHP domain-containing protein, producing the protein MMEYLADLHIHTVLSPCGDLLMTPQNIIHAAEEKEIDILAITDHNSAGNLEVALELAEDSDVNIIPGIEIETKEEIHLIALFPSLEEVLSFQKMIYSHLPSIDNDEELFGPQLITDNEDQFVGRLEQLLLVSIDLSLERAISEARSREGIIFPAHVGKKEYSILSNLGFIPDEINFSVLELSKNSSKAELYDKFPTIKSYPLIKSSDAHYISDISPHIKFDLKAPILSEINLAFKGKKGRKVTFNN; encoded by the coding sequence ATGATGGAATATTTAGCTGATCTTCATATTCATACAGTTCTGTCTCCTTGTGGAGATTTGTTAATGACACCGCAGAATATTATTCATGCGGCAGAAGAAAAGGAGATAGATATTTTAGCAATTACTGACCATAATTCAGCTGGAAATTTGGAGGTAGCTTTAGAATTAGCTGAAGATTCAGATGTTAATATTATTCCGGGGATAGAGATTGAAACTAAAGAAGAAATTCATTTAATTGCTCTTTTTCCAAGTTTAGAAGAGGTGCTTTCTTTTCAAAAAATGATTTATTCTCATCTACCTTCGATTGATAATGATGAAGAACTTTTTGGCCCACAATTAATTACTGACAATGAGGATCAATTTGTAGGTAGATTGGAACAATTACTTTTAGTGTCGATTGATCTTTCTTTAGAAAGAGCTATATCTGAGGCTAGGAGTAGAGAGGGAATAATTTTTCCAGCCCATGTTGGTAAAAAGGAGTATAGTATATTATCTAATTTAGGTTTTATCCCAGACGAAATCAATTTTTCAGTGTTAGAACTTTCTAAAAACAGCTCTAAAGCAGAGTTATATGATAAATTTCCTACAATAAAGTCTTATCCTTTAATAAAATCTTCAGATGCACATTATATATCTGATATATCACCACATATTAAATTTGATTTAAAAGCTCCAATATTGTCGGAGATTAATTTGGCTTTTAAAGGTAAAAAAGGACGTAAGGTAACATTTAATAATTGA
- a CDS encoding CBS domain-containing protein, whose protein sequence is MQNFTLEITKQISADLTINDIMTDDVITLRPDNKLKNAKEIMRLRKISGIPIVDKDKRLLGIISIDDIIQGLEYDKLDNKISDMMSTDLITVNQNSSISDVIFKFKKYKFGRLPVIDDNDKLVGLITPGDITRKLLAKMKEEISKDGFGEDKVKKEIKKGNEEELPPLELQIEGGDFKSGGSASSKIKNVLKKLEIKTPLIRKAAIIAYEAEMNVVIHAKRGKILLEADQNQIKIIVEDSGPGIKDIESAMKPGYSTASEYIRELGFGAGMGLANIERYSDELNIESKVNQGTRIEAVIYLDSDD, encoded by the coding sequence TTGCAGAATTTTACATTAGAAATAACTAAGCAGATTTCGGCTGATTTAACAATTAATGATATTATGACTGATGATGTAATTACATTACGTCCCGATAATAAGCTTAAAAATGCTAAAGAAATTATGCGCCTTAGAAAAATTTCCGGAATTCCTATTGTTGATAAGGATAAAAGGCTGCTTGGGATTATTAGTATTGATGACATTATTCAGGGACTTGAATATGATAAATTAGATAATAAAATTAGTGATATGATGAGTACAGATTTAATTACGGTTAATCAAAATAGTTCAATTTCTGATGTCATATTTAAGTTTAAGAAGTATAAGTTTGGGAGATTACCTGTAATAGATGATAATGATAAATTAGTAGGACTTATTACTCCAGGAGATATCACTCGAAAATTATTAGCTAAGATGAAAGAGGAGATAAGTAAAGATGGTTTTGGCGAAGATAAAGTTAAAAAAGAAATAAAGAAGGGAAATGAAGAAGAGCTTCCTCCTTTGGAGTTGCAGATTGAAGGTGGCGATTTTAAAAGCGGTGGAAGTGCATCTAGTAAAATTAAGAATGTTTTAAAGAAATTAGAGATTAAAACACCTTTAATTAGAAAAGCAGCTATTATAGCTTATGAAGCGGAGATGAATGTAGTAATTCATGCTAAGCGAGGTAAAATATTGTTAGAAGCTGATCAAAATCAAATTAAAATCATTGTTGAAGATTCAGGTCCGGGAATTAAAGATATAGAATCTGCTATGAAGCCTGGTTATTCTACTGCTTCTGAGTATATTCGGGAACTAGGCTTTGGAGCTGGTATGGGTTTGGCAAATATTGAACGTTATTCAGACGAATTAAATATTGAATCAAAAGTAAATCAAGGTACTAGAATAGAAGCAGTGATTTATCTGGATTCAGATGATTAA
- a CDS encoding YfcC family protein, translated as MFSLKDFKMPSAYTILITLIIVVALLTWIVPAGKYQQQNGKPVPETYHQVEQNPQGIFEIIMAPVRGFHDAIGVSFFILVIGGYLGIVMETGAIDSGIAHITRALKGKEKWMIPILMIAFGLGGTSFGMCEETIAFYPLVIPVFLAAGYDVVTAVSVILLGAGVGCLGSTVNPFATGIASGFAKVSIGEGIGLRLLILVVLEAIAIYYVMKYADKVKKDPSKSIVYDLRERNRKHFLHSESQDENEFPELTGKRKLILGLFSISFLVMIFGVIPFEDIGITFLPTLGWWFKELTALFFVSALVVGLAGGLSEGEIVSSFIEGARDLLGVAFIVGISRGITVVMDHGHISATFLHWGESTLSQLGEIPFIIFTYLFYIPLSFLVPSTSGLATLSMPIMAPIGEFAGVGRELVVTIYQSSVGIVNLFTPTSGVVMGALAIAKLPYDRWIKHVWKLVGILIVANIILLSIGTI; from the coding sequence ATGTTTTCTTTAAAAGATTTTAAAATGCCTAGTGCATATACTATACTTATAACTCTTATTATAGTTGTAGCTTTATTAACTTGGATTGTGCCAGCAGGTAAATATCAACAACAAAACGGGAAACCAGTTCCTGAAACTTATCATCAAGTAGAACAGAATCCTCAAGGAATATTTGAAATTATCATGGCTCCAGTGAGAGGTTTTCATGATGCAATCGGTGTATCTTTTTTTATTCTTGTCATTGGAGGTTATTTGGGAATAGTAATGGAAACTGGAGCGATAGATTCTGGAATAGCTCATATCACTAGAGCCTTAAAGGGAAAAGAAAAATGGATGATTCCAATTTTGATGATAGCTTTTGGATTAGGTGGAACTTCTTTTGGAATGTGTGAAGAAACTATAGCCTTTTATCCGTTGGTTATACCAGTATTTTTAGCTGCTGGTTATGATGTAGTTACTGCTGTATCAGTTATTCTTTTAGGGGCAGGTGTTGGATGTTTAGGTTCAACTGTTAATCCTTTTGCTACAGGAATAGCTTCTGGATTTGCTAAAGTTTCAATTGGAGAAGGAATAGGGCTTAGGCTTTTAATTTTAGTAGTGTTAGAAGCAATAGCTATTTATTATGTAATGAAATATGCCGATAAAGTGAAAAAAGATCCTTCAAAATCAATTGTTTATGATTTAAGAGAACGAAATCGAAAACATTTTCTTCATTCTGAATCCCAAGATGAGAATGAATTTCCTGAGTTAACAGGTAAAAGAAAGTTGATTTTGGGTTTGTTTTCAATTTCATTTTTAGTGATGATATTTGGTGTAATTCCGTTCGAAGATATAGGGATTACTTTTCTTCCTACATTAGGATGGTGGTTTAAAGAATTAACAGCTTTATTTTTTGTATCAGCTTTAGTAGTAGGTTTAGCAGGAGGTTTAAGTGAAGGAGAAATAGTTTCATCATTTATTGAGGGAGCTCGTGATTTATTGGGAGTTGCCTTTATTGTTGGTATATCTAGAGGTATAACTGTTGTAATGGATCATGGTCATATTTCAGCTACCTTTCTGCATTGGGGAGAAAGTACTCTTTCTCAGTTAGGTGAAATACCATTTATTATATTTACTTATTTATTTTACATTCCATTATCCTTTTTGGTGCCTTCTACTTCTGGATTAGCTACATTATCTATGCCTATTATGGCTCCTATTGGAGAATTTGCAGGTGTTGGTAGAGAGCTAGTTGTTACAATTTATCAGTCTTCAGTAGGAATTGTTAACTTATTTACTCCAACAAGTGGAGTAGTAATGGGAGCTTTGGCTATTGCTAAGTTACCTTATGATCGCTGGATAAAACATGTTTGGAAATTAGTAGGTATTTTGATAGTAGCAAATATTATTTTATTATCTATTGGAACTATATAA
- a CDS encoding aminopeptidase: protein MNELEEAAKTVIEDCMDISEEETVLIVTDDYLFEVGQVLFELAKTRAKEAVLTEITIRENDGEEPPAEVSELMQQFDVILLPTYKSLSHTQARQKANKAGARIASLPEVTMEVMEDTLTVNYHKIKDRSLKLAEKLEQAETAKVIAPNGTNIEMSINGRSGHPDTGIYHNSGDFGNLPAGEAYIAPVEGTATGKFVVDGSMSGAVVNTEEIELIVEDGYVVDIKGKEAASDLEKVVNQYGKKAKNIAELGIGTNDQAKLCGNITVDEKIMGTIHIAIGDNMAFGGKVEVDSHLDGIITNPTLELDGEIIMEEGNLKL, encoded by the coding sequence ATGAATGAATTAGAAGAAGCGGCTAAAACGGTAATTGAAGATTGTATGGATATTAGTGAAGAGGAAACAGTGTTAATAGTTACAGATGATTATTTATTTGAGGTGGGACAAGTATTATTTGAATTAGCTAAGACAAGAGCAAAAGAAGCGGTTTTAACAGAAATTACTATCAGAGAAAATGATGGAGAAGAACCTCCTGCTGAAGTCTCTGAATTAATGCAGCAATTTGATGTAATCTTATTACCTACTTATAAATCTTTATCTCATACTCAAGCTCGACAAAAAGCTAATAAAGCTGGAGCTAGAATAGCTAGTCTTCCTGAAGTGACTATGGAAGTTATGGAAGATACGCTAACTGTTAATTATCACAAAATTAAAGATAGAAGTTTAAAGTTAGCAGAAAAATTAGAGCAGGCAGAAACTGCAAAGGTAATAGCTCCTAATGGTACGAATATAGAGATGTCTATTAATGGTCGGTCTGGTCATCCGGATACAGGTATTTATCACAATAGTGGTGATTTTGGTAATTTACCAGCTGGAGAGGCTTATATAGCTCCAGTTGAGGGAACTGCAACTGGTAAATTTGTTGTAGATGGTTCTATGAGTGGAGCAGTTGTAAATACTGAAGAAATAGAATTAATAGTTGAAGATGGTTATGTTGTAGATATAAAAGGAAAGGAAGCAGCTAGTGATTTAGAGAAAGTAGTGAACCAATATGGTAAAAAAGCAAAGAATATTGCTGAGTTGGGAATTGGAACTAATGACCAAGCAAAATTATGTGGAAATATAACAGTAGATGAAAAGATTATGGGCACAATACATATAGCAATTGGTGATAATATGGCTTTTGGTGGAAAAGTAGAAGTAGATTCTCATTTAGATGGGATCATTACAAATCCAACCCTAGAATTAGATGGAGAAATAATAATGGAAGAGGGTAATTTAAAATTATAA
- the argS gene encoding arginine--tRNA ligase, translating to MSFIFEIERKLKEKLREAIKRSVGLEIEEIPTIKLEDPREEKHGDYATNIAMVLSGKSEKSSRKIATEISNNLENFNYLSKVKVAGPGFINFYLKNDWLYEVLTEIKEKGMDYGRVNVGEGEKVQVEFVSVNPTGPLHVGHGRGAVVGDVLANLLDVAGYEVSKEYLINDAGNQMDMLGRSVAVRYQQLLGKEVSFLEEGYRGSYIEDIAEEIRIKNGDEYLEKANNDEIEYFREYAYDKMLNRIKQTVNEFGISFDNWFSERSLHPEAIEEVVQELKEVEYIYEEDGALWFKSTEFGDDKDRVVIKSDGSPTYFAADIAYHKNKFERGFDKVINIWGADHHSHVDRMKAVVEALGYDTESLSIILVQMVTLFEDGNEVQMSKRAGEFITLQDVIDEVGVDVARYFYIMRDTDSQLDFDLELAKQESTNNPIYYVQYAHARICSLLEKKENENVKLPDIEEIDLTNLQAEEEIDLLNKLASYPKEISKCAKTKEPHHLAQFVYDLASKFHSFYNKCPVILNDKEVMYARLHLVIACKQILKDILENLLGISAPEKM from the coding sequence ATGTCTTTTATATTTGAAATTGAAAGAAAATTAAAAGAAAAATTAAGAGAAGCAATCAAAAGATCAGTGGGATTAGAGATTGAAGAAATACCAACTATTAAGTTAGAGGATCCCCGAGAAGAAAAACATGGTGATTATGCTACTAATATTGCAATGGTTTTATCCGGTAAAAGTGAGAAATCATCACGGAAAATTGCAACTGAGATTTCAAATAATCTAGAAAATTTCAATTATTTATCAAAAGTTAAAGTAGCAGGACCAGGTTTTATTAATTTTTATCTTAAAAATGATTGGTTATATGAAGTGTTAACAGAAATTAAAGAAAAAGGAATGGATTATGGTAGAGTTAATGTAGGAGAAGGGGAAAAAGTACAAGTAGAATTTGTTAGTGTTAATCCAACTGGCCCCTTACATGTTGGGCATGGACGAGGAGCGGTAGTAGGAGATGTGCTAGCTAATCTTTTAGATGTTGCTGGCTATGAAGTTAGTAAAGAATATCTTATAAATGATGCTGGTAATCAGATGGATATGTTGGGTAGATCAGTAGCAGTGAGATATCAACAATTGTTAGGAAAGGAAGTTTCTTTTCTGGAAGAGGGATATAGAGGAAGTTATATTGAAGATATAGCAGAAGAAATTAGAATTAAAAATGGGGATGAATATTTAGAAAAGGCTAACAATGATGAAATTGAATATTTTCGAGAGTATGCTTATGATAAAATGCTGAATAGAATTAAGCAAACAGTAAATGAGTTTGGAATAAGTTTTGATAACTGGTTTAGTGAAAGAAGTTTACATCCTGAAGCAATTGAAGAGGTTGTACAAGAGTTAAAAGAAGTCGAATATATTTATGAAGAAGATGGAGCTTTATGGTTTAAATCTACTGAATTTGGCGATGATAAGGATCGAGTAGTGATAAAGTCTGATGGTTCTCCTACTTATTTTGCTGCGGATATCGCATATCATAAGAATAAATTTGAACGAGGATTTGATAAAGTAATAAATATTTGGGGAGCAGATCATCATAGTCATGTAGATAGAATGAAAGCAGTAGTTGAAGCTTTAGGATATGATACTGAATCTTTATCAATTATTTTAGTACAAATGGTTACATTATTTGAAGATGGAAATGAGGTGCAGATGTCAAAACGAGCTGGTGAATTTATTACTTTGCAGGATGTAATTGATGAAGTAGGAGTTGACGTGGCTAGGTATTTTTATATTATGCGAGATACGGATAGTCAACTAGATTTTGATTTAGAACTTGCTAAACAAGAATCTACTAATAATCCTATTTATTATGTCCAATATGCTCATGCGAGAATCTGTAGTTTATTAGAAAAAAAAGAAAATGAAAATGTTAAATTGCCTGATATTGAAGAGATAGATTTAACAAATTTACAGGCAGAAGAAGAGATAGATTTACTTAATAAATTAGCTTCCTATCCAAAAGAAATTTCAAAATGTGCTAAAACTAAAGAGCCTCATCATTTAGCTCAATTTGTTTATGATTTAGCCTCTAAATTTCATAGTTTCTATAATAAATGTCCAGTTATACTTAATGATAAAGAAGTGATGTATGCTAGATTGCATTTAGTTATAGCATGTAAGCAAATATTAAAGGATATACTTGAGAATTTATTAGGCATTTCTGCTCCTGAAAAAATGTAA